From the genome of Terriglobales bacterium:
CTCGCCAGCGATGCCGCCTTCCCCATACTGCCCGCGCACCGCGTGCGTGATCACGTCCTCCGAACTCAGCCCTTGGACGGCGTTCAGGGTCTTGGCCTGCTCCGATCGCACCGCGTTGGCGCTGAAGGAGATGGGCGGCTCCATGGCGGTGAGCGAGACCAGCTGGAAGAGGTGGTTGGGGACCATGTCGCGGAGGGTGCCGGCGTTGTCGAAGTAGCCGCCGCGCTGCTCCACCCCCACGGTCTCGGCCACGCTGATCTGCACGTGGTCGATGTAGCGGCGGTTCCAGATGGGCTCGAAGATGCCGTTGCTGAAGCGGAACAGCAGGATGTTCTGCACCGTTTCTTTGCCCAGGTAGTGGTCGATGCGGTAGATCTGGTTCTCGTAGAGGACCTTCTTGATCTCGCGGTTGAGCGCCTGCGCCGATTCCAGGTCGTGGCCGAAGGGCTTCTCGATGACCACGCGCCGCCAGGCGCCGTTGGCCTCTTCCGCCAGCCCCGCCGCGCCCAGGTGCTCGATGATCTGCGCGAAGAACACCGGGCTGGTGGCCAGATAGAAGAAGTAGTTGCCGTGGGTGGCGTGGTCCTTGTCCACCTGGGCCAGGTACTCGCGCAGGCGGGCGTAGACCTGGGCATCGCCGAAGTCGCCGGATACGTAGTGCAGGCGGCGCACCAGCCATTCCAGCAGGCTCTCCTCCACCTTTTCCCCGACGAACTTGTACAGGCTCTGCTTCACCTGGTCGCGGAACTGGTCCTCGCTCATCTGCTCGCGGGCCAGTCCCACGATGGCGAACTCGCGGGAGAGCAGATTGCCCTTGGCCAGGTTGTAGAGGGCGGGCAGAAGCTTGCGCGCGGTCAGGTCGCCGGTGGCGCCGAAGATCACCATCACGCAAGGGCCGGTCTGGCGGGCGGCGGTCATCTCCGCCGACTCCTGCGGGCGGGGTGGCTTGGCGGCTTCTCGCTCGGCAGTGGACATGGTCGCTCCTCGACTCCCTACTTGCTCTTGATCTCGATGTGCCCGCCGAACTTCTGGCGCATGGCGGAGAGCATCTTCTCGGCGAAGGTGTGGTCGCGGCGCGAGCGGAAGCGGACGTAGAGCGCGGCCGAGAGCACGTCCACCGGCACCGCTTCCTCGATGGCCGCCAGCAGCGTCCACCGCCCCTCCCCGGAGTCCGCTACCGCACCCGTATATTCCGAGAGCGTTGGGTTCTCCGCCAGGGCCATGGCGCTCAGGTCCAGCAGCCAGGAAGAGACTACGCTGCCCCGCCGCCACACCTCGGCGATATCGGCCAGGTTCAGGTCGTAGCGGTGCTCCGGAGGCAGCTCCTTGGAGTTGGCGTTGGCGAAGATGTCGAAGCCCTCGCCGTAGGCCTGCATCAGGCCGTACTCGATGCCGTTG
Proteins encoded in this window:
- the zwf gene encoding glucose-6-phosphate dehydrogenase — protein: MSTAEREAAKPPRPQESAEMTAARQTGPCVMVIFGATGDLTARKLLPALYNLAKGNLLSREFAIVGLAREQMSEDQFRDQVKQSLYKFVGEKVEESLLEWLVRRLHYVSGDFGDAQVYARLREYLAQVDKDHATHGNYFFYLATSPVFFAQIIEHLGAAGLAEEANGAWRRVVIEKPFGHDLESAQALNREIKKVLYENQIYRIDHYLGKETVQNILLFRFSNGIFEPIWNRRYIDHVQISVAETVGVEQRGGYFDNAGTLRDMVPNHLFQLVSLTAMEPPISFSANAVRSEQAKTLNAVQGLSSEDVITHAVRGQYGEGGIAGERVKAYRAEPNVAVESKTETFVALKLLIDNWRWADVPFYLRTGKRLAMRYSEIAIQFKRAPFVLFRDTPVEKLTSNLLVLHIAPDEGISLRFGAKIPGPQMRVGAVDMNFNYCDYFGTSFTTGYEILLYDGIIGDATLFQSTDMVEAGWAVVDPILDVWKALPPRSFPNYASGSWGPKEANELLERDGRHWRSIGDDSRR